In Ectothiorhodospiraceae bacterium 2226, a single window of DNA contains:
- the trmB gene encoding tRNA (guanosine(46)-N7)-methyltransferase TrmB, which translates to MALATESGPDATARGARPVRSFVRREGRMTVGQQRALEALLPRYGVPAGDAPLDLDALFGRRAPRVLEIGFGMGATLAELAARHPERDYLGIEVHRPGVGSLLMQVAEQGLTNVRVWGDDAVAFLERRIPPASLDQILILFPDPWPKKRHHKRRIVQPPFVALAASRLAAGGRLQLATDWAPYAEHMLAVLGAEPTLRNVAPDGGYIPRPEERPVTKFERRGQRLGHGVWDLAFEKR; encoded by the coding sequence GTGGCCTTGGCTACCGAGAGCGGCCCCGACGCCACGGCGCGCGGCGCCCGTCCGGTGCGCAGCTTTGTGCGCCGGGAGGGCCGCATGACCGTGGGCCAGCAGCGCGCGCTCGAGGCGCTGCTGCCGCGCTACGGCGTGCCGGCCGGCGACGCGCCGCTCGACCTCGACGCGCTGTTCGGGCGGCGCGCGCCGCGTGTGCTGGAGATCGGCTTCGGCATGGGCGCGACGCTCGCGGAGCTGGCCGCGCGCCATCCCGAGCGCGATTATCTCGGCATCGAGGTGCACCGCCCCGGCGTCGGCAGCCTGTTGATGCAGGTCGCCGAGCAGGGACTCACCAATGTGCGCGTATGGGGCGACGATGCGGTGGCCTTCCTGGAGCGGCGCATCCCGCCCGCGAGCCTCGACCAGATCCTCATCCTGTTCCCCGACCCCTGGCCCAAGAAGCGCCACCACAAGCGGCGCATCGTGCAGCCGCCGTTCGTGGCGCTGGCCGCCTCGCGGCTCGCGGCGGGCGGGCGCCTGCAGCTGGCCACCGACTGGGCGCCCTACGCCGAGCACATGCTGGCGGTGCTCGGCGCCGAGCCCACGCTGCGTAATGTGGCGCCGGACGGGGGCTATATTCCGCGTCCCGAGGAGCGGCCGGTCACCAAATTCGAGCGCCGTGGGCAGCGCCTCGGGCACGGCGTGTGGGACCTCGCCTTTGAAAAGCGCTGA
- a CDS encoding oxygen-independent coproporphyrinogen III oxidase-like protein, whose amino-acid sequence MFRFSALPPLSLYLHVPWCVRKCPYCDFNSHEARGPLPEREYVDALLRDLEQDLPRIWGRPIVSVFIGGGTPSLLSAEALDRLLSGLRALLKLAPDVEVTLEANPGTAEQAKFSEFRAAGVNRLSIGAQSFDDGSLQRIGRIHGRREAVRAAEMAHAAGYENFNLDLMYGLPNQSPAQAEADLRTALDLEPTHLSYYQLTLEPNTWFYRHPPPLPEDEALWAMHSQGVERLAERGYAQYEVSAYAQAGRQCQHNLNYWRFGDYLGIGAGAHGKITDAREQAIVRLCKARGPDDYLARVAEGTHVTQERRLGREEAPLEFMMNALRLNGGFETALFSERVGLPITVVEAPLRAAEERGLIEWALTDIRPTERGRLFLNDLLGLFVPAQGEGEEEV is encoded by the coding sequence ATGTTCCGCTTCTCGGCGCTGCCGCCCCTCAGCCTGTACCTGCACGTGCCTTGGTGCGTGCGCAAGTGTCCCTACTGCGACTTCAACTCCCACGAGGCGCGCGGCCCACTGCCCGAGCGCGAGTACGTCGACGCCTTGTTGCGCGACCTGGAACAGGACCTGCCGCGCATCTGGGGCCGGCCCATCGTCAGTGTGTTCATCGGCGGCGGCACGCCGTCGCTGCTGTCGGCCGAGGCGCTCGACCGTCTGCTGTCGGGCCTGCGCGCGCTGCTCAAACTCGCGCCGGACGTGGAAGTGACGCTGGAGGCCAATCCGGGCACCGCCGAGCAAGCCAAGTTCAGTGAGTTTCGCGCCGCGGGCGTGAACCGCCTGTCGATCGGCGCGCAGAGCTTCGACGACGGGTCCCTGCAGCGCATCGGGCGCATTCACGGCCGGCGCGAGGCGGTGCGCGCCGCCGAGATGGCGCACGCGGCGGGCTATGAGAACTTCAACCTCGACCTGATGTACGGCCTGCCGAACCAGAGTCCCGCGCAAGCCGAGGCGGACCTGCGCACGGCGCTCGACCTCGAGCCCACGCACCTGTCCTATTACCAGCTCACGCTGGAGCCCAACACCTGGTTCTACCGGCACCCGCCCCCGCTGCCCGAGGACGAGGCCCTGTGGGCGATGCACAGCCAGGGTGTCGAGCGGCTCGCGGAGCGCGGCTATGCTCAGTATGAGGTCTCGGCCTATGCCCAGGCCGGGCGTCAGTGCCAACACAACCTCAACTATTGGCGCTTCGGGGACTACCTTGGCATAGGCGCCGGCGCCCACGGCAAGATCACCGATGCGCGCGAGCAGGCGATCGTGCGCCTCTGCAAGGCGCGCGGCCCGGACGATTATCTCGCCCGCGTCGCCGAGGGCACGCACGTGACGCAGGAGCGGCGCCTCGGCCGCGAGGAGGCGCCTCTGGAGTTCATGATGAACGCCCTGCGCCTGAACGGCGGCTTCGAGACGGCGCTCTTCAGTGAGCGGGTCGGGCTGCCGATCACCGTAGTGGAAGCGCCCTTGCGCGCCGCCGAGGAACGCGGCCTCATTGAGTGGGCTCTTACGGACATCCGCCCCACGGAACGCGGCCGCCTGTTTCTGAACGATCTGCTCGGCTTGTTCGTTCCGGCGCAGGGCGAAGGGGAGGAAGAGGTGTGA
- a CDS encoding ROK family protein, translating into MSGVRIGIDLGGTKIEAATLDARGRMLARERVPTPANDYDATLDAICALVRRMAGRFGAASVGVAIPGSPSPASGLIRNANSQCLNGRPLQADLEARLGRPVRLANDANCFALSEAVDGAAAGARSVFGVIIGTGTGGGLVVNGELVPGAGGIAGEWGHNPLPWMTPEEFPGPACWCGQYGCIETYLSGPGLARDYAAASGVECTGAEVARRAAQGDAQAEAALERYESRLARGLAAIINVFDPEVIVLGGGLSQLERLYSRVPALWGQWVFSDRVASRLVPPRHGDSSGVRGAAWLWSSAARVEA; encoded by the coding sequence ATGAGCGGCGTGCGCATCGGCATCGACCTCGGCGGGACCAAGATCGAGGCGGCGACGCTGGATGCGCGCGGCAGGATGTTGGCGCGCGAGCGCGTGCCCACGCCCGCGAATGACTACGACGCGACGCTCGACGCGATCTGCGCCCTCGTGCGCCGGATGGCCGGGCGCTTCGGCGCCGCCAGCGTCGGGGTCGCGATCCCCGGCTCGCCTTCGCCCGCCAGCGGCCTGATTCGCAACGCCAACTCCCAGTGCCTGAACGGGCGCCCCCTGCAGGCCGATCTGGAGGCGCGCCTCGGCCGCCCGGTGCGCCTCGCCAACGACGCCAACTGCTTCGCCCTCTCCGAGGCCGTGGACGGCGCGGCGGCCGGCGCGCGCAGCGTCTTCGGCGTGATCATCGGCACCGGCACGGGCGGCGGCTTGGTGGTCAATGGAGAGTTGGTGCCGGGGGCGGGCGGCATCGCCGGTGAATGGGGCCACAACCCGCTGCCCTGGATGACCCCGGAGGAGTTTCCGGGCCCTGCCTGTTGGTGCGGGCAATACGGCTGTATCGAGACGTATCTGTCGGGGCCGGGGCTGGCGCGGGACTACGCGGCCGCCAGCGGGGTCGAATGCACCGGCGCCGAGGTCGCGCGCCGCGCCGCGCAGGGCGATGCGCAGGCCGAGGCCGCCCTGGAACGCTATGAGTCGCGCCTCGCGCGCGGCCTGGCGGCCATCATCAACGTCTTCGATCCGGAAGTCATCGTGCTGGGGGGCGGGCTGTCCCAACTCGAGCGCTTGTATAGCCGCGTGCCCGCGCTGTGGGGGCAGTGGGTATTCAGCGACCGCGTCGCCAGCCGCCTGGTGCCACCCCGGCATGGCGACAGCAGCGGCGTGCGTGGCGCGGCATGGTTGTGGTCATCCGCAGCGAGAGTTGAGGCCTGA
- a CDS encoding CPXCG motif-containing cysteine-rich protein, producing the protein MIEEIEIDCPYCGARFITTADSSAGEQDYVEDCQICCRPIEFALRVDAEGRLQGVEVRRDDD; encoded by the coding sequence GTGATCGAGGAGATCGAAATCGATTGCCCTTATTGCGGGGCGCGCTTCATTACCACCGCCGACAGCTCGGCGGGCGAGCAGGACTATGTCGAAGACTGCCAGATCTGCTGCCGGCCGATCGAGTTCGCCCTGCGGGTGGATGCCGAGGGTCGCCTACAGGGTGTGGAGGTGCGGCGCGATGATGATTGA
- a CDS encoding cytochrome c4, with the protein MFKYWLTAAGASLLLAGPAVGADVAAGEQIVMQGNGKGALACVSCHGAQGAGNAAAGFPRLAGLDAEHMVKQLQDYKAGTRKNPVMAPFAAALTDEEMANVSAYYAAQQAPVTAAKPEGEAAALGERLTLIGNWDKDVPACVACHGPGARGVGKSFPALAGQHAAYIKAQFQAWKNGQRTNDPDELMKVVAERLSDEEIEAVANYLASLEARR; encoded by the coding sequence ATGTTCAAGTACTGGCTGACAGCGGCGGGCGCGAGCCTTCTGCTGGCAGGGCCGGCGGTGGGCGCAGATGTGGCCGCCGGCGAGCAGATCGTGATGCAGGGTAACGGCAAGGGCGCACTCGCGTGCGTAAGCTGCCACGGCGCGCAGGGGGCCGGCAACGCCGCGGCGGGCTTTCCGCGACTGGCGGGCCTCGATGCAGAGCACATGGTAAAGCAGCTGCAGGACTACAAGGCGGGCACGCGCAAGAACCCGGTGATGGCGCCGTTCGCCGCGGCGCTCACCGACGAGGAGATGGCCAACGTCTCGGCCTACTACGCCGCGCAGCAGGCGCCGGTGACCGCGGCCAAGCCCGAGGGCGAGGCGGCGGCACTCGGCGAGCGCCTGACGCTGATCGGCAACTGGGACAAAGACGTTCCCGCCTGCGTTGCCTGTCACGGCCCGGGGGCGCGTGGCGTCGGCAAGTCCTTCCCGGCGCTCGCCGGACAGCATGCGGCCTATATCAAGGCCCAGTTCCAGGCCTGGAAAAACGGACAGCGGACCAATGATCCGGATGAGCTGATGAAAGTGGTGGCCGAGCGGCTGTCGGACGAGGAGATCGAGGCGGTGGCCAACTACCTGGCCAGTCTCGAGGCACGGCGCTGA
- a CDS encoding AMP-binding protein, producing MDDPSLDTIALDEAGTLDGLLRARLRRTPEAVAYRSYDKAQGTWQDTRWLDVGRAVERWAAALAAEGLQPGQRVALALRNCTEWVCFDQAAMRLGLVVVPLYPNDRPENVDYILRDAAARVLLVQDLPQWRRLAPALHEHPSLARVLLLNTAADSELPDPRLRSVASWLPEQATAPEAHAGDPHALATIVYTSGTTGRPKGVMLSHHNILSVTRASLQRFHCYTSDLFLSFLPLSHTLERTAGYYLPMMAGSTVAYARSVPQLAEDIKQLGPTVLVAVPRIFERVYLRIRERAAREGRLTRAALDIAVRAGWRRFLVEQGRARRDPSLMIWKFAGHKVAAPVKEALGGRLRVAVSGGAPLPLPVSQFFLGLDIPLLQGYGLTETSPVISVNALEDNDPASVGRPLDGIEVRIGANQELLVRGPGVMMGYWNNHSATAEMIDAEGWLHTGDQACLADGRIYITGRIKEILVLSNGEKVPAAEAEAALSMDSLIERAVVLGEGHAYLAAIVELNPEAWEQQAAAWGLDSADPASLDDKRLHDELLKRARTALSGFPRWARVRRVAVSPEPWTVDNGLITPTLKVRRAQIEARYRERIAPLFDGRE from the coding sequence GTGGACGACCCAAGCCTGGACACCATTGCGCTGGACGAGGCCGGCACCCTGGACGGGCTGCTGCGCGCGCGCCTGCGCCGCACGCCGGAGGCCGTGGCCTACCGCAGCTACGACAAAGCGCAGGGCACTTGGCAGGACACGCGCTGGCTGGACGTGGGGCGCGCGGTCGAGCGCTGGGCCGCGGCACTCGCGGCCGAGGGCCTGCAGCCCGGGCAGCGCGTGGCACTCGCGCTGCGCAACTGCACGGAGTGGGTCTGTTTCGACCAGGCCGCCATGCGGCTCGGCCTGGTGGTGGTGCCGCTGTACCCCAACGACCGCCCCGAGAATGTGGACTACATCCTGCGCGACGCCGCCGCGCGGGTGCTGCTGGTGCAGGACCTGCCGCAGTGGCGACGCCTCGCGCCCGCGCTGCACGAGCATCCCAGCCTCGCGCGGGTGCTGCTGCTGAACACCGCCGCCGACAGCGAATTGCCCGACCCGCGCCTGCGCAGCGTCGCGAGCTGGCTACCGGAGCAGGCCACCGCGCCGGAGGCGCACGCGGGCGACCCCCACGCGCTCGCCACCATCGTATACACCTCGGGCACCACCGGGCGACCCAAGGGGGTGATGCTGAGTCACCACAACATCCTCAGCGTCACGCGCGCCTCGCTGCAGCGCTTTCACTGCTACACCAGCGACCTGTTTCTCTCGTTCCTGCCGCTGTCGCACACCCTGGAGCGCACCGCCGGCTACTACCTGCCCATGATGGCGGGCAGCACGGTGGCCTACGCCCGCTCGGTGCCGCAGCTCGCGGAGGACATCAAGCAGCTCGGCCCCACCGTGCTGGTGGCGGTGCCGCGCATCTTCGAGCGCGTGTACCTGCGCATCCGCGAGCGCGCCGCGCGCGAGGGGCGGCTCACGCGGGCGGCGCTGGATATCGCGGTGCGTGCGGGCTGGCGCCGCTTCCTGGTCGAGCAAGGGCGCGCGCGGCGCGATCCCTCGCTGATGATCTGGAAGTTCGCGGGCCATAAGGTCGCCGCGCCGGTGAAGGAGGCGCTCGGCGGGCGCCTGCGCGTGGCGGTCAGCGGCGGCGCCCCGCTGCCGCTGCCGGTGTCGCAGTTCTTCCTCGGCCTCGACATCCCCCTGCTGCAGGGCTACGGGCTCACCGAGACCAGCCCGGTAATCAGCGTCAACGCCCTGGAGGACAACGACCCGGCCAGCGTGGGGCGACCGTTGGACGGCATCGAGGTGCGCATCGGCGCGAATCAGGAACTGCTGGTGCGCGGCCCCGGCGTGATGATGGGCTACTGGAACAACCACTCGGCCACCGCCGAGATGATCGACGCCGAGGGTTGGCTGCACACCGGCGATCAGGCATGCCTCGCCGACGGGCGCATCTACATCACCGGCCGCATCAAGGAGATCCTGGTGCTGTCCAACGGCGAGAAGGTCCCCGCCGCCGAGGCCGAGGCGGCGCTGTCCATGGACAGCCTGATCGAACGCGCCGTGGTGCTGGGCGAGGGACACGCGTATCTGGCCGCGATCGTGGAACTGAATCCGGAGGCCTGGGAGCAACAGGCCGCCGCCTGGGGCCTCGACTCCGCCGACCCCGCCAGTCTGGACGACAAGCGCCTGCACGACGAACTGCTCAAGCGGGCCAGGACGGCCCTCAGCGGCTTCCCGCGCTGGGCGCGTGTGCGCCGCGTCGCCGTCAGCCCCGAGCCGTGGACGGTGGACAACGGGCTCATCACGCCGACGCTGAAGGTACGCCGCGCGCAAATCGAGGCCCGCTACCGCGAGCGCATCGCGCCGCTGTTCGACGGGCGGGAGTGA
- the thiS gene encoding sulfur carrier protein ThiS: MEIVLNGEPRDVAEGTSVAQLLGDMGLAQKRLALEINREIVPRSTFETRRLAAGDSVEIVHAIGGG, encoded by the coding sequence ATGGAAATCGTGTTGAACGGCGAGCCGCGCGATGTCGCGGAGGGCACCAGCGTGGCCCAGCTGCTCGGCGACATGGGCCTTGCGCAGAAGCGCCTGGCCCTGGAGATCAACCGCGAGATCGTGCCCCGCAGCACCTTCGAGACGCGCCGGCTGGCGGCCGGCGACAGCGTAGAAATCGTACACGCCATCGGCGGCGGTTAG
- a CDS encoding c-type cytochrome: protein MKSVNNLTFRALVVGVLGLALQAPLHADEEQVLDYQVELPETPDGAVKFKPISDDRIPDDGFGEMVRYGESLFVDTQQLRGKYVGNDMNCVNCHLDRGRKADSSPMWAAYTMYPAYRRKNDKVNTNEERVAGCFEFSMNGTPPPPSSKEMTALMTYMYWMSTGAPTGIPLEGRGYPTVAKPAQEPDIRRGKGVYEASCAICHGADGEGQKVEGKVVFPPLWGENSYNFGAGMHRINTAASFIKHNMPLGKPGTLSDQEAWDVAAYINSHERPQDPRFDKTLAHTHDVFHADEQCYYGKEIDGHVLGTKSYPNPLRETAAR from the coding sequence ATGAAGAGCGTAAACAACCTCACCTTTCGCGCCTTGGTCGTCGGCGTGCTCGGCCTGGCGCTGCAGGCGCCCCTGCACGCCGACGAGGAGCAGGTTCTCGACTACCAGGTGGAACTGCCCGAGACGCCCGACGGGGCCGTCAAGTTCAAGCCCATCAGCGATGACAGAATCCCGGACGACGGATTCGGCGAGATGGTGCGTTACGGCGAGAGCCTGTTCGTGGACACGCAGCAGCTGCGCGGCAAGTACGTCGGCAACGACATGAACTGCGTCAACTGCCACCTGGACCGGGGCCGCAAGGCCGACTCCTCGCCGATGTGGGCCGCCTACACGATGTATCCGGCCTACCGGCGCAAGAACGACAAGGTCAACACCAACGAAGAGCGTGTCGCGGGCTGCTTCGAGTTCAGCATGAACGGCACACCGCCGCCGCCCTCGAGCAAGGAGATGACGGCGTTGATGACCTACATGTATTGGATGTCCACCGGCGCGCCGACCGGCATTCCGCTCGAGGGCCGCGGCTATCCGACGGTCGCCAAGCCCGCGCAGGAACCGGATATCCGGCGCGGCAAGGGCGTGTATGAAGCCAGTTGTGCGATCTGCCACGGGGCCGACGGCGAGGGCCAGAAGGTCGAGGGCAAGGTGGTGTTCCCGCCGCTGTGGGGTGAGAACTCCTACAATTTCGGCGCCGGCATGCACCGCATCAACACCGCCGCGAGCTTCATCAAGCACAACATGCCGCTGGGCAAGCCGGGCACGCTGAGCGATCAGGAGGCCTGGGACGTGGCCGCCTACATCAACAGCCACGAGCGCCCGCAGGACCCACGCTTCGACAAGACCCTGGCGCACACGCACGACGTGTTCCATGCCGACGAGCAGTGCTACTACGGCAAGGAAATTGACGGCCACGTGCTGGGCACCAAGTCCTATCCCAACCCGCTGCGCGAGACCGCGGCGCGCTGA
- a CDS encoding protease complex subunit PrcB family protein, translating to MRRWFALALALLLAACAAQALPMHEIAVGQHSQFHEPAHIVVRDAQSWRDLWEERLHGAPPAIDFEREMVVGAALGTRPSGGYGIRIERAVLDEEGTLVVTLRELAPPPGAMLSQAFTQPFHFVRVPRVDARVAFRVASDP from the coding sequence ATGCGCCGGTGGTTCGCGCTCGCCCTCGCGCTGCTGCTGGCCGCCTGCGCCGCCCAGGCCTTGCCCATGCATGAAATCGCCGTCGGCCAGCACAGCCAATTTCATGAGCCGGCCCACATCGTGGTGCGCGATGCGCAGAGCTGGCGGGACCTGTGGGAAGAGCGCCTGCACGGTGCACCACCGGCGATCGACTTCGAGCGCGAGATGGTGGTGGGCGCGGCGCTCGGCACCCGCCCGAGCGGTGGCTACGGGATCCGTATCGAGCGGGCCGTGCTCGATGAGGAGGGCACGCTGGTGGTCACGCTGCGCGAACTCGCGCCCCCGCCGGGCGCCATGCTCAGCCAAGCGTTTACCCAGCCCTTCCACTTCGTGCGCGTGCCGCGCGTGGACGCGCGGGTGGCGTTTCGCGTAGCCTCCGACCCATGA
- a CDS encoding HIT domain-containing protein: protein MWRRTGAIFRVPRSGRSPNSSAVGSASGTACGTSPLKSAEGFALDPRLARDTVPLGRGELSLLLLMNDARYPWFILVPERADVRELHELAPADQHMLLRESTALAGVLSQLFQPTALNVAKLGNLVPQLHIHHIARFEGDPAWPGPVWGQGPAQAYSADALSALRARLAPALAPHYKAG, encoded by the coding sequence ATGTGGCGCCGGACGGGGGCTATATTCCGCGTCCCGAGGAGCGGCCGGTCACCAAATTCGAGCGCCGTGGGCAGCGCCTCGGGCACGGCGTGTGGGACCTCGCCTTTGAAAAGCGCTGAGGGCTTCGCGCTGGACCCGCGCCTCGCGCGCGACACCGTCCCGCTCGGCCGCGGCGAGCTGTCTCTGCTGCTGCTCATGAACGACGCGCGCTATCCCTGGTTCATCCTGGTCCCCGAGCGGGCGGACGTGCGCGAGCTGCACGAACTCGCGCCCGCGGATCAGCACATGCTGCTGCGCGAATCGACCGCGCTCGCGGGCGTGCTCAGCCAGCTTTTCCAGCCCACCGCCCTCAACGTCGCCAAGCTCGGCAACCTGGTCCCGCAACTGCATATCCATCACATCGCGCGCTTCGAGGGCGACCCCGCCTGGCCGGGGCCGGTGTGGGGGCAGGGGCCGGCGCAAGCTTATTCGGCCGACGCATTGTCCGCCTTGCGCGCGCGCCTCGCGCCGGCGCTCGCGCCGCACTACAAAGCCGGCTGA
- a CDS encoding transcriptional antiterminator, Rof, whose amino-acid sequence MMIEQDVDGYVSMPCEQYAELELAIMHRERLRVAWRGDDGSSFVGLLDPRDLQTESGAEFLLGVLPDGKSVRLRLDHILGFERV is encoded by the coding sequence ATGATGATTGAGCAGGACGTGGATGGTTACGTCTCCATGCCGTGCGAGCAGTACGCCGAGCTGGAGTTGGCGATCATGCACCGCGAGCGGCTGCGGGTGGCGTGGCGCGGCGACGACGGCAGCAGCTTCGTGGGCCTGCTCGATCCGCGCGATCTGCAGACCGAGAGCGGCGCGGAGTTCCTGCTCGGCGTGCTGCCCGACGGGAAATCGGTGCGCCTGCGTCTGGATCACATCCTCGGCTTCGAGCGGGTCTGA
- a CDS encoding cupin domain-containing protein: protein MRTRYTDIPPYRTKDGSEIRELMHPDQHGNRAQSLAEATVSPGGRTLLHRHHLSEEIYHVAAGRGRMTLGDQRFDIEAGDTVCIPPGTAHALHNTGSEPLRVLCACSPAYAHGDTELLESA from the coding sequence ATGAGGACGCGCTACACCGACATCCCTCCCTACCGCACCAAAGACGGCTCCGAGATCCGCGAGTTGATGCACCCCGACCAGCACGGCAATCGCGCTCAGAGCCTGGCCGAAGCCACCGTCTCGCCGGGCGGACGCACCCTGCTGCACCGCCATCATCTCAGCGAGGAGATCTACCATGTCGCGGCCGGCCGCGGGCGTATGACGCTCGGCGACCAACGCTTCGACATCGAAGCCGGCGACACGGTCTGCATCCCGCCCGGCACCGCCCATGCGCTGCACAATACCGGCAGCGAGCCGCTGCGCGTGTTGTGCGCCTGCAGTCCGGCCTACGCACACGGCGACACCGAACTGCTGGAGAGCGCATGA
- a CDS encoding response regulator transcription factor, producing the protein MIAAGANLSTIADRMSLSAKTISSYKARVMRKLGVNSNAELIRYVLDHGLITD; encoded by the coding sequence ATGATCGCCGCGGGCGCCAATCTGAGCACCATCGCCGACCGCATGTCCCTGAGTGCCAAGACCATCAGTTCGTACAAGGCGCGGGTGATGCGCAAGCTCGGGGTAAACAGCAATGCCGAACTGATCCGCTACGTGCTCGACCACGGCTTGATCACCGACTGA
- a CDS encoding thiazole synthase has translation MSVQNTAALAAGAGADELVVGGRRYTSRLLVGTGKYRDLEQTRAAIEASGAEIVTVAIRRTNIGQNPDEPNLLEVIPPERYTILPNTAGCYTAEDAVRTCRLARELLDGHDLVKLEVLGDQKTLYPDVTQTLAAADTLIKDGFKVMVYTTDDPLIAKRLEEMGCVAVMPLAAPIGSGLGIRNPYNIRLIIENANVPILVDAGVGTASDAAIAMELGCDGVLMNTAIAAAQDPVLMASAMKKAVEAGREAYLAGRMPRKLYASASSPIDGTFF, from the coding sequence ATGAGCGTACAGAACACCGCCGCGCTGGCAGCCGGCGCCGGCGCCGACGAACTGGTGGTCGGCGGCCGCCGCTACACCTCGCGCCTGCTGGTCGGCACCGGCAAGTACCGCGACCTCGAGCAGACGCGCGCCGCCATCGAGGCGAGCGGCGCGGAGATCGTGACCGTCGCCATCCGGCGCACCAACATCGGCCAGAACCCGGACGAGCCCAATCTGCTCGAGGTGATCCCGCCCGAGCGTTACACCATCCTGCCCAACACCGCCGGCTGCTACACCGCCGAGGACGCGGTGCGCACCTGTCGCCTGGCGCGCGAACTGCTGGACGGGCACGACCTGGTGAAGCTCGAGGTGCTGGGCGACCAGAAGACTCTGTACCCCGACGTGACCCAGACCCTGGCCGCCGCCGATACGCTGATCAAGGACGGCTTCAAGGTCATGGTTTACACCACCGACGACCCGCTCATCGCCAAGCGCCTGGAGGAGATGGGCTGCGTGGCGGTGATGCCGCTGGCCGCGCCGATCGGCTCGGGGCTGGGCATCCGCAATCCCTACAACATCCGCCTCATCATCGAGAACGCGAACGTGCCGATCCTGGTCGATGCGGGCGTGGGCACCGCCTCCGACGCCGCCATCGCGATGGAGCTCGGCTGCGACGGCGTGCTGATGAACACCGCCATCGCCGCCGCGCAGGATCCGGTGCTGATGGCCTCGGCCATGAAGAAGGCGGTGGAGGCCGGGCGCGAGGCCTATCTGGCGGGCCGCATGCCGCGCAAGCTGTACGCCAGCGCGTCCTCGCCCATCGACGGAACGTTCTTTTAA